One bacterium genomic window carries:
- a CDS encoding ABC transporter permease, producing the protein MHLYESIKSAISCLLTNKGRLTLGIVSISIGVATLMGAVVISESRKVFLKREFEKIGSNLMTIWSEPKPGLFTLKDVEMIKRYEGVYRIAPYIGGINFPITYFNKSMEAFIYGTTPENKDMNNFTLKYGRFFTHQEVISRCNVGVIRNRLASNLFGKRNPVGETIFIIKGEKRFPMRVVGILNEVGIYQGGLGENEGIILPLTFMDENLISERRRGKLRHIKIQARDKTALKRLCKQTKSAFEIERNYSCSIYTYDEFIDAEYKILKRNTLIGISLSIIFFIVGGIGIMNIMLKSVLERTREIGIRKAVGAKNRDVLIQFLIEAFIIGMLGCFVGILIGIGGSYFISNWLIKTTTVIISLQTIVISCGVALILTLLFGLYPALRASSLSPIDALRYE; encoded by the coding sequence ATGCATCTCTATGAATCAATAAAAAGTGCCATTAGTTGTTTATTGACAAATAAAGGAAGATTAACTCTTGGTATAGTTAGTATAAGTATTGGTGTAGCTACACTAATGGGAGCTGTGGTAATCTCTGAAAGTCGCAAGGTATTTTTAAAAAGAGAATTTGAAAAGATAGGAAGTAATTTGATGACAATTTGGAGTGAACCAAAACCTGGGTTATTTACTTTAAAAGATGTAGAAATGATAAAAAGATATGAGGGAGTTTATCGTATTGCCCCATATATTGGGGGAATTAACTTTCCAATTACCTATTTTAACAAATCGATGGAAGCATTTATATACGGCACTACACCTGAGAACAAAGATATGAACAATTTCACTTTAAAATATGGAAGATTTTTTACTCATCAAGAAGTAATCTCCAGATGTAATGTAGGTGTAATCAGGAATAGACTTGCCTCTAACTTATTTGGGAAGAGAAATCCTGTAGGAGAGACTATCTTTATCATTAAAGGAGAGAAGAGGTTCCCTATGAGGGTAGTTGGTATTTTAAATGAGGTGGGTATTTATCAAGGTGGGTTAGGAGAAAATGAGGGTATTATCTTACCTTTAACTTTTATGGATGAAAACCTTATTTCGGAAAGAAGGCGTGGTAAACTTCGTCATATAAAAATACAAGCCAGGGATAAAACGGCGTTGAAAAGATTATGTAAACAAACAAAAAGTGCCTTTGAGATTGAAAGAAATTATTCTTGTAGTATTTATACTTATGATGAATTTATAGATGCTGAATACAAGATATTAAAGAGAAACACCTTAATTGGAATATCCCTATCGATTATCTTTTTCATAGTCGGGGGGATTGGGATAATGAATATCATGCTAAAATCAGTGCTTGAGAGGACAAGGGAGATAGGTATTAGAAAGGCAGTGGGAGCTAAAAATAGAGATGTACTAATTCAATTTCTTATAGAGGCATTTATAATAGGGATGTTAGGTTGCTTCGTAGGAATATTGATAGGTATTGGTGGAAGTTATTTTATCTCTAACTGGCTAATTAAAACAACTACTGTGATAATCTCTTTACAGACAATCGTTATCTCATGTGGGGTAGCCCTTATTTTAACCCTTTTATTTGGACTCTACCCTGCCTTACGAGCATCTTCTTTAAGCCCTATTGATGCCTTGAGATATGAATAA
- a CDS encoding nucleotidyltransferase family protein → MRDIDAKIQKEDLFIKYCCQCEVDKEVKIKAEALLKDGLNWDYLLKNAEYQRIHLLLYLQIKKSGWEQLVPEGVINNLKRKYRNNTEKNLYMIGELKRLLGIFRENNIKVIVLKGIVLEKIISLGIEYKPIYDIDLLIHKDDRYRIGTLLKSDGYLPIPPKERVFWEEGYHHPDKGVAIDLHWHFFTVQEYQKITRIDMNEQWENAVAMEFEGIEILTLSLEDTLLTLCTHFSIHHIFCGLILLFEISEFIRKDKDQISWQDIISKAKRYRIKNSVYFTLYFAKTILNAPVPSFVLNRLKANWLRRLWLSRFLVNEEEILSLPTKLRDVRHQQWALCSWIISDSIIDFIKAFLVTRQILKVKYDE, encoded by the coding sequence ATGAGAGATATAGATGCAAAAATACAGAAAGAAGATTTGTTTATTAAATATTGTTGCCAATGTGAAGTAGATAAAGAAGTAAAGATTAAAGCAGAGGCTCTATTAAAAGATGGATTAAATTGGGACTATCTATTGAAAAATGCTGAATATCAAAGGATTCATCTTTTACTGTATTTGCAGATAAAAAAATCAGGTTGGGAGCAGTTAGTCCCAGAAGGAGTTATAAATAATCTTAAAAGAAAGTATAGAAATAATACTGAGAAGAACTTGTATATGATAGGCGAATTGAAGAGGTTATTAGGGATTTTTAGAGAAAATAATATAAAGGTAATAGTCCTGAAAGGAATAGTGTTAGAAAAGATTATCTCTTTGGGAATAGAATATAAACCTATCTATGACATAGACCTTTTAATTCATAAGGATGACCGCTATAGAATCGGTACTCTCTTGAAATCAGATGGGTATCTTCCTATCCCTCCAAAAGAAAGGGTATTTTGGGAAGAGGGGTATCATCATCCGGATAAAGGAGTAGCAATTGATCTTCACTGGCACTTTTTTACTGTTCAAGAATATCAGAAAATTACCCGAATAGATATGAATGAACAATGGGAAAATGCAGTTGCTATGGAATTTGAAGGTATTGAAATTTTAACACTTTCATTAGAAGACACACTTTTGACTTTATGTACTCATTTTAGCATTCATCATATCTTTTGTGGTTTAATTTTACTTTTTGAGATTTCAGAATTTATACGCAAGGACAAAGACCAAATATCATGGCAGGATATTATCTCAAAGGCAAAAAGGTACAGAATAAAGAATAGTGTTTATTTTACCCTTTATTTTGCCAAGACAATATTAAATGCCCCTGTTCCTTCGTTTGTCCTCAACAGACTTAAAGCGAATTGGTTAAGAAGGCTATGGTTGTCCAGGTTTCTTGTTAATGAAGAAGAAATTTTATCCCTGCCTACAAAGCTAAGAGATGTAAGACATCAACAGTGGGCACTTTGCTCGTGGATTATATCTGACAGTATAATTGATTTTATCAAGGCTTTTCTTGTTACTCGCCAAATACTTAAGGTTAAATATGATGAATAA
- a CDS encoding signal peptidase I, translating into MKANEIDLLLFKECLGKNEEMPLYPNGLSMEPFINTKGKIAIEKTKPQEIKKGDIVVFHPDKNARQMRVHRVIKIYKKNGKHLFLIKGDACFLEDGFIPPKRIIGKVTSIIKGNKRLEFNTVWMRLFNYLLSIYSFITWYGHRYIIKRILIPIKNPMIKKLLFRIAWIAMIDIPKLFIGILLIFTRMFSEDIVKADKCISMNQ; encoded by the coding sequence ATGAAAGCGAATGAAATTGACTTATTGCTATTTAAAGAATGTCTTGGTAAAAATGAGGAGATGCCTTTATACCCGAATGGGTTAAGTATGGAGCCATTCATCAATACAAAGGGAAAAATTGCTATTGAAAAGACAAAACCTCAAGAGATAAAAAAAGGCGATATTGTTGTTTTTCATCCTGATAAGAATGCTCGACAAATGAGAGTTCATCGTGTTATTAAAATTTACAAAAAGAACGGAAAGCATCTTTTTCTTATTAAAGGGGACGCATGCTTTTTAGAAGATGGTTTTATTCCTCCAAAAAGAATCATTGGAAAGGTAACCTCTATAATTAAGGGAAATAAAAGATTAGAATTTAATACAGTATGGATGAGACTATTTAATTATCTTTTATCCATATATTCATTCATCACCTGGTATGGACATAGATATATTATAAAAAGGATTCTTATCCCGATAAAAAACCCTATGATTAAAAAGCTGCTTTTTAGAATAGCTTGGATTGCGATGATAGATATTCCAAAACTTTTTATAGGAATACTGTTAATTTTTACAAGAATGTTTAGTGAAGATATTGTGAAGGCTGATAAATGCATCTCTATGAATCAATAA
- a CDS encoding PqqD family protein — protein MKDKLVLRGSKTASRIVEGEAVIFTPEDSMIHSLNEVGTRIWELLEQEKTIEDIVRVICKEYEVEEKEAEQDIMGFIETLHDKKIVDLKGSQEGSQRV, from the coding sequence ATGAAAGACAAATTAGTGCTACGAGGGAGTAAAACTGCTTCCAGAATAGTCGAGGGAGAAGCAGTAATCTTTACTCCGGAAGACAGTATGATTCATTCGCTGAATGAGGTTGGGACAAGGATATGGGAACTCCTTGAGCAAGAGAAAACAATTGAAGATATTGTAAGGGTAATTTGCAAGGAATACGAAGTAGAAGAAAAAGAGGCAGAGCAAGATATTATGGGGTTTATTGAGACACTTCATGATAAGAAAATTGTAGATTTAAAAGGTTCTCAGGAAGGTTCTCAAAGGGTATGA
- a CDS encoding ABC transporter ATP-binding protein, which yields MMNNSHKDSQLLRKLVTKILSYAKEYKGLLIIIGILLLFSNGFGLGFPLLVKKIVDIILVENADRIVLTWWCIGGVLCVSCKGIVEYTLSILNSYVSQKLTIDIREDFFAHLMRLPLSFFDNRHTGDISSRAFNDIGQLQGTIIFGTLYFIKDILFLIGLMVIIFLTSWKAFLLFIGGTIFVGVFTEGIRRKTRQISSLLQEKRAFINTHFLEAISLIKEIKLFLHQKKITTKFSNMNREYLEVLMKDTKLHSSTGPVSDIVFTITMLSIVWLAGVMEKGLTPGSVVSLFIYLQYVFGPVMGIIGFTISLQRVLACGERVFEILSVKPEIQDSQTKIDIQPETKWDIKFKDIVLKYNGKEVPAINGVNLEIEDGEIIALVGPNGSGKTSLARLLLRLYNPTLGSIHIDGIDINKINLTSLRERIGIIPQDPVLFHGTVYENIAFGKGEASLEEIIRVSKTSMVDEIITRLPDTYNTVIGERGIKLSGGERQCIAIARTLLKNPELLILDEATSYLDPKKEVEICEAIMKLRKGRTTIIITHRPIAVIKAERIVVMNKGQIKEKGRFQELFNKKGSFYKLFQNQLKNLNIDKKQPG from the coding sequence ATGATGAATAATTCTCATAAAGATTCTCAACTATTACGAAAATTGGTTACGAAGATACTATCATATGCTAAGGAATATAAGGGTCTTTTAATAATTATAGGAATCCTTTTACTTTTCAGTAACGGCTTTGGGTTAGGCTTTCCACTTCTGGTAAAGAAGATTGTAGATATTATCCTTGTTGAAAATGCTGACCGGATAGTGTTAACCTGGTGGTGTATAGGAGGGGTTTTATGTGTATCATGCAAGGGTATAGTGGAGTATACATTAAGTATATTAAATTCCTATGTCTCCCAGAAATTAACTATTGATATAAGAGAGGATTTCTTTGCACATTTGATGAGACTCCCTTTAAGCTTCTTTGATAATCGACACACAGGTGATATATCTTCAAGGGCATTTAATGATATAGGACAACTACAGGGAACGATAATTTTCGGGACACTTTACTTTATCAAAGATATCCTTTTTCTGATTGGGTTAATGGTGATTATCTTCCTTACTTCATGGAAGGCATTTTTATTATTTATAGGTGGAACAATATTTGTTGGAGTTTTTACTGAGGGAATCCGAAGAAAAACAAGACAAATCAGCTCTTTACTTCAAGAGAAAAGAGCATTCATTAATACTCATTTTTTAGAAGCAATATCTTTGATAAAGGAGATTAAACTCTTTCTTCACCAGAAGAAGATAACTACTAAATTTTCAAATATGAATAGGGAATATCTGGAAGTCTTAATGAAAGATACTAAACTCCACTCTTCTACTGGACCTGTCTCAGATATTGTATTTACAATTACTATGCTGTCTATCGTATGGTTAGCAGGTGTTATGGAGAAGGGATTAACTCCAGGCTCAGTAGTAAGTCTATTTATCTATCTGCAATATGTCTTTGGTCCTGTAATGGGTATTATAGGATTTACTATTTCTCTTCAAAGAGTGCTGGCATGTGGAGAACGAGTGTTTGAAATCCTCTCTGTAAAGCCAGAAATACAGGATTCCCAAACCAAAATTGATATTCAGCCAGAGACAAAATGGGATATTAAATTTAAAGATATAGTATTAAAGTATAATGGAAAAGAAGTCCCGGCTATAAATGGTGTCAATTTAGAAATAGAAGATGGCGAGATAATTGCTCTGGTAGGACCTAATGGTTCAGGGAAGACATCATTAGCAAGACTTTTACTTCGGCTTTATAATCCTACTTTGGGGAGTATTCATATAGATGGAATTGATATTAATAAAATTAATTTAACCTCATTAAGAGAAAGAATAGGTATTATTCCTCAAGACCCAGTGCTTTTTCATGGCACAGTTTATGAAAATATCGCCTTTGGTAAAGGAGAAGCTTCTTTAGAGGAAATAATAAGGGTATCTAAAACCTCTATGGTTGATGAGATAATTACAAGGCTTCCGGATACCTATAACACTGTTATAGGCGAGAGAGGTATAAAGTTATCTGGAGGAGAGAGACAGTGTATAGCTATTGCTCGTACTCTATTGAAAAATCCTGAGTTGTTGATTCTGGATGAGGCAACATCATATCTGGACCCTAAAAAGGAAGTTGAGATATGTGAGGCAATTATGAAATTACGAAAAGGGAGAACTACTATTATTATTACCCATCGCCCAATTGCAGTAATAAAAGCAGAAAGGATTGTAGTCATGAATAAAGGGCAGATTAAAGAAAAGGGCAGATTTCAGGAGTTATT